One Dissulfuribacter thermophilus genomic region harbors:
- a CDS encoding ComEC/Rec2 family competence protein, translated as MLHIHILNVGQGDSIIIQYEGEEGPAFGVIDSNTFGGDPCPALTRLRSLGAERLSFVALTHPDSDHYSGLSHILKYYKDRISTFYCFPFGIHLQGRLRKFATIYRQLYVDSDPSIRKRYKELIQILYLVKQYIGLENWEEPTGGFTPIAPKGFKGVDIRVLLPLPNLKGRYFDMIEAGSYDVTASNENNRLSMAFSFKYKGKQIILGGDCQEKRWFEHKRFCSRADITLLGNSVKLPHHGADKDNSVDVISHLFDNDDHRSAIISAGGGSHPAKGTLLRLEEKKFSPYCTNLSKYCSNIRDVDFSLSAKHDLNPRLVRFLESCKVSNKIRPCQGDITISINGKGHFAIDRQYENSCPRRGDFEFLRAG; from the coding sequence ATGCTACATATTCACATTCTAAATGTAGGGCAAGGAGATTCCATAATAATTCAGTATGAGGGAGAGGAAGGTCCGGCATTTGGTGTTATAGATTCAAATACATTTGGCGGAGATCCATGTCCTGCACTAACCAGGCTAAGGTCTCTTGGTGCAGAAAGATTAAGTTTTGTCGCCCTTACCCACCCTGACAGTGACCACTATTCTGGCTTGTCACATATTTTAAAGTATTACAAGGATAGAATTTCAACTTTTTATTGTTTTCCTTTTGGTATCCATCTTCAAGGAAGGCTTAGGAAATTTGCCACAATCTATAGGCAGCTTTATGTTGATAGTGATCCTAGCATAAGAAAAAGGTACAAGGAACTGATCCAAATTTTGTATCTGGTCAAGCAATATATAGGGCTTGAAAATTGGGAAGAACCTACTGGCGGCTTCACTCCAATAGCCCCTAAAGGATTTAAAGGTGTTGACATTAGAGTTCTGTTGCCCCTTCCCAATCTAAAGGGCCGCTATTTTGATATGATTGAAGCTGGCAGTTATGATGTTACTGCGAGCAACGAAAATAACAGGCTAAGTATGGCATTTAGCTTCAAATACAAAGGTAAACAGATAATCCTTGGAGGTGATTGTCAAGAAAAAAGATGGTTTGAGCACAAAAGGTTTTGCAGCCGAGCAGACATTACCCTTTTAGGAAACAGTGTAAAACTGCCTCACCACGGAGCAGATAAGGATAATTCAGTAGATGTGATTTCACATCTTTTTGATAATGACGACCATAGAAGCGCTATAATATCTGCTGGAGGCGGCAGCCATCCAGCCAAGGGGACCCTTCTGAGACTGGAAGAGAAAAAATTTTCTCCTTATTGTACAAATCTTTCAAAATATTGCAGTAACATAAGGGATGTTGATTTCTCTCTTTCTGCAAAACATGATTTAAATCCACGTCTCGTCCGTTTCCTTGAATCTTGCAAAGTGAGTAATAAAATCCGTCCGTGCCAAGGAGATATCACAATATCCATTAATGGAAAAGGCCATTTTGCTATAGACAGGCAATATGAAAATAGCTGTCCAAGAAGAG
- a CDS encoding type II toxin-antitoxin system HicB family antitoxin yields the protein MKIKIIIEKHSDGYIAYPIGLKGIIVGEGESYEEALQNVTSAIKFHVETFGKEVFEDKLDVEEAFIAETQLAA from the coding sequence ATGAAAATAAAAATCATAATTGAAAAACACAGTGACGGTTATATTGCCTATCCCATTGGATTAAAAGGAATAATAGTAGGAGAAGGTGAAAGCTATGAAGAGGCCTTACAAAATGTAACATCAGCCATAAAATTTCATGTTGAAACCTTTGGAAAAGAGGTCTTTGAAGACAAACTTGATGTGGAAGAGGCATTCATAGCCGAGACGCAACTAGCAGCTTGA
- a CDS encoding BPTD_3080 family restriction endonuclease: MARIESLIINSPYERPEKHWRQKPDGTLELVNERRPAGYEIFDPRTNTRRVEELELVNRIRKRVEDWRNDGYPGITGITRRLLEHWHDQNAREYPFYFCQLEAIETLIWWVEAQKQYKQGIEIPGDGGPWERLCNKMATGTGKTALMALIITWQVLNSVTYPKRKEFSRAIFIVAPGLTVKERLQVLQPGNPDNYYDAFELCPSEALRQRLNRAEIVIENWHTLMPLNEQKKSVVKKGPESDEAFTRRVLGKLASYRNIVVINDEAHHAYRIPAELKRKRQAGLSKEEQEQATRWIEGLDRIHRTRGILRCFDLSATPFTPTGKRNVEHALFSWIVSDFGLNDAIEAGLVKTPCVVVRDDAVPDARTYRSKLYHLYNNQEVKDDLKGKAEPHEPLPDLVQKAYTILAADWREALKRWKERGHAVPPVLLTVCNRTETAARIEHYFDHGDCHFPELHAPEKTLKVDSTILKKAEIGESVRGNKDYEERLKLIVSSANIPATRKKRLLSLKTEELLREIVDTVGKPGQAGCGLQNVISVAMLSEGWDAKNVTHILGLRAFTSQLLCEQVIGRGLRRVSYERDENGLFKPEYVNVFGVPLSIFHDVGDEGEPPPPPEPSVCVETLPERKDYEITWPVILRIETVVRPVLKIDWSRVEPLEIDPANTPVSAEIAPAMGGATDLTKAVTIDLEKLPDEFRLQRVIFQAARKEFEQIYSKNFKGNKEFLVFQLIKITEEFINSDKLHIPSLFHHDSGRKRILLALNVDKLVHHLVRHIREQNEERTELVFDIERPIGSTADMRPWYTRKPCHPTVKSQISHVVFDSTWEATEAYILEHSDLVHAYAKNDHLGFYILYLFNGKVRKFFPDFLIKLKNGKTLVLEVKGQDSEQNKYKRQELDKWVKAVNKHGGFGEWCWDVSFSPSDIRGILERHGR, encoded by the coding sequence ATGGCCAGGATAGAATCGCTGATAATAAACTCTCCCTATGAGAGACCTGAAAAGCACTGGAGACAGAAACCAGATGGCACGTTAGAGCTTGTAAATGAGAGACGTCCTGCCGGGTATGAGATATTTGACCCCCGCACCAACACGAGAAGGGTTGAAGAGCTTGAACTGGTCAACCGCATAAGAAAACGGGTGGAGGACTGGAGAAATGACGGTTATCCGGGCATAACAGGGATTACACGAAGGCTTTTAGAGCACTGGCATGACCAAAACGCAAGGGAATACCCCTTTTATTTTTGCCAGCTTGAGGCCATAGAGACGCTTATCTGGTGGGTGGAGGCGCAAAAACAGTATAAGCAGGGCATAGAAATCCCAGGAGATGGCGGCCCCTGGGAAAGGCTCTGCAACAAGATGGCCACAGGCACCGGAAAGACCGCCTTGATGGCACTTATCATCACGTGGCAGGTCCTCAATTCTGTCACCTATCCCAAGAGAAAAGAATTTTCCAGGGCAATCTTTATTGTGGCTCCAGGTCTTACTGTCAAGGAAAGGCTTCAGGTATTGCAGCCAGGGAACCCCGACAATTACTACGATGCTTTTGAGCTATGCCCGTCTGAAGCGCTGCGACAAAGATTAAACAGGGCAGAGATTGTTATAGAAAACTGGCATACTCTTATGCCCTTAAATGAGCAGAAAAAGTCTGTTGTTAAAAAAGGGCCTGAAAGCGACGAGGCATTTACAAGAAGGGTCCTTGGGAAACTTGCTTCTTATAGAAACATAGTTGTAATAAACGATGAAGCGCACCATGCCTACAGGATTCCCGCGGAACTCAAGAGAAAAAGGCAAGCAGGGCTATCAAAAGAGGAGCAGGAGCAGGCTACAAGATGGATAGAAGGGCTTGACAGGATTCACAGGACAAGGGGGATTTTGAGGTGCTTTGACCTTTCCGCCACTCCATTTACCCCAACAGGTAAAAGAAATGTGGAACACGCCTTATTTTCGTGGATTGTGTCAGATTTTGGGCTAAATGATGCTATTGAGGCAGGGCTTGTTAAGACCCCCTGTGTTGTGGTGAGGGATGATGCCGTGCCTGATGCCAGGACATATCGTTCAAAACTCTATCACTTATACAATAATCAGGAAGTAAAGGATGATTTGAAAGGGAAGGCAGAACCGCATGAGCCGTTACCTGACCTGGTTCAAAAGGCATATACAATCCTTGCTGCTGACTGGAGAGAGGCATTAAAAAGATGGAAGGAAAGAGGCCATGCTGTCCCTCCTGTGCTATTGACTGTCTGTAACCGCACAGAGACTGCGGCAAGGATTGAACACTATTTTGATCACGGCGATTGTCACTTTCCTGAACTTCATGCCCCGGAGAAGACTTTAAAGGTCGATTCAACCATACTTAAAAAGGCAGAAATAGGCGAATCTGTGAGGGGTAACAAGGATTATGAGGAGAGGTTAAAACTTATTGTATCTTCAGCAAATATTCCGGCTACCAGAAAAAAGAGGCTTCTATCGTTAAAAACAGAAGAGCTTTTGCGTGAGATAGTGGATACTGTGGGAAAGCCCGGGCAGGCAGGATGCGGACTTCAGAATGTTATTTCAGTGGCAATGCTTTCTGAGGGCTGGGATGCGAAAAACGTAACGCACATACTGGGTCTTAGGGCATTTACAAGTCAGCTTCTCTGTGAGCAGGTTATAGGAAGAGGGCTTCGGAGAGTTTCCTATGAGAGAGATGAAAACGGGCTGTTTAAACCAGAATATGTGAATGTCTTTGGAGTGCCCCTTTCTATATTTCATGATGTTGGAGACGAAGGAGAGCCGCCCCCTCCTCCTGAACCAAGCGTTTGTGTGGAAACGCTTCCAGAAAGAAAGGATTATGAGATCACATGGCCTGTGATATTGAGGATAGAGACAGTGGTGAGGCCCGTTTTGAAGATCGATTGGAGCAGGGTGGAACCTCTTGAAATTGACCCTGCTAACACACCTGTCTCTGCTGAAATTGCGCCGGCTATGGGCGGGGCCACTGATCTTACAAAGGCAGTTACCATTGACCTTGAAAAGCTGCCTGATGAGTTTCGCCTTCAACGGGTTATTTTTCAGGCAGCTAGAAAGGAATTTGAACAGATATATTCAAAGAATTTCAAGGGTAATAAGGAATTTCTTGTCTTTCAACTAATCAAGATTACTGAAGAATTTATCAATTCAGACAAACTTCATATACCGAGCCTTTTCCATCATGATTCTGGGCGAAAACGAATACTTCTCGCCCTAAATGTAGATAAGCTGGTTCATCATCTTGTGAGACACATACGAGAACAGAATGAAGAACGGACTGAGCTAGTATTCGATATAGAAAGACCTATTGGCTCAACCGCTGATATGAGGCCTTGGTATACGAGGAAGCCATGTCATCCAACTGTAAAATCTCAAATAAGCCATGTTGTCTTTGACAGTACATGGGAAGCCACTGAGGCCTACATCCTTGAACATAGCGACCTTGTGCATGCCTACGCAAAGAATGATCATCTGGGTTTCTACATACTCTATCTCTTCAATGGAAAGGTGAGAAAGTTTTTCCCCGATTTTCTAATCAAACTCAAAAATGGCAAAACCTTGGTATTGGAGGTTAAGGGACAGGATTCAGAGCAGAACAAGTATAAGAGGCAAGAGCTTGATAAGTGGGTGAAGGCTGTAAATAAGCACGGAGGATTTGGTGAGTGGTGCTGGGATGTATCTTTCTCGCCGTCTGACATAAGGGGTATTCTTGAAAGGCATGGCAGATAG
- a CDS encoding site-specific DNA-methyltransferase: MPKKKSNSKEISRYIYDAKRVNNPQVGLVKPETDRDEGKKKWSYDPHIDPALQFDIGRSDIEKLIDDALESGSEEAMREALLELKRMSDPYLNWTGKAERTSFEVPIVSLHVHERIDPKAILETVKKRLKEGEPIYKQQELFAPAFKQEPFREAIEFYKHEKGWANRLIAGDSLLVMNSLLEKESMAGQVQMIYFDPPYGIKYGSNFQPFVNKRDVKDRKDEDLTQEPEMIKAFRDTWELGIHSYLTYLRDRLLLARELLHESGSIFLQISDENVHHVRELMDEVFGKENFVSLIYFATTSGFTSAALSRVGDYLIWYAKELSRLKYRQLFLDKGNLERGDAAYKYIQLENGKRRAMTIEERKGLKALPEKAKIYSVGDMTSQGASKEDTPFEFQGQIFRPKSASHWKANYHEGMLRLKHASRIELVGSHLRYVRFLSDYPVKPLTNAWMDTSFAGFATDKRYVVETNVKVIQRCILMTTDPGDLVFDPTCGSGTTAYVAEKWGRRWITCDTSRVALTLAKQRLMTASFDYYKLRYPEEGLKSGFIYKTVPHITLKSIANNPEIDEIYDRMHPAIEKALEKLNKVIGTLLKEWEVPFEFPEDWPEEARRPFEEFHNARQAMQKEMDESIARNADQEILYDQPEVDKSKARVTGPFTVEAVPFPSVLSLEEKAKEQYADAAIARSGESARIHEWIDELLKTGIRGKGGQRLEFSELEPLPQTVYLHAIGQTKDGEGVVVSFGPEFAPLEQRQVEFALREAETLRPNPKFVIFAAFKFDPEAAKDIDEIKWPGVTLLKAEMNADLLTEDLKSKRSSNDSFWLMGQPDVEVRKRKDGLYEVEVHGFDYFDTKKGELISGGKNKIAMWLLDTDYDERSLLPTQVFFPMAGKKDGWNRLSKDLKANLDLEKLEAFTGTVSLPFKAGENRKIAVKIIDDRGIESLKIIILP; encoded by the coding sequence ATGCCTAAGAAAAAATCAAACAGCAAGGAAATCTCACGATATATTTATGATGCCAAAAGGGTGAACAACCCACAAGTCGGCCTCGTAAAGCCGGAAACCGACAGAGATGAAGGCAAAAAGAAATGGTCGTATGATCCTCATATCGATCCTGCCCTGCAATTTGATATAGGAAGATCCGATATTGAAAAGCTCATTGATGATGCCCTTGAAAGCGGTAGCGAGGAGGCGATGCGGGAGGCGCTCCTTGAGCTTAAACGCATGTCAGACCCCTATCTCAACTGGACTGGCAAGGCTGAGCGAACCAGCTTTGAGGTTCCAATCGTCTCCCTCCATGTCCATGAAAGAATTGACCCCAAGGCCATACTGGAAACTGTAAAAAAACGCCTCAAGGAAGGAGAGCCAATATACAAGCAACAAGAGCTTTTTGCCCCTGCCTTCAAGCAGGAGCCATTCAGGGAAGCCATTGAATTCTACAAACATGAAAAGGGATGGGCAAACAGGCTCATTGCCGGAGATTCGCTGCTGGTTATGAATTCCTTGCTTGAAAAGGAGTCAATGGCAGGGCAGGTGCAGATGATATACTTTGACCCCCCTTACGGCATCAAATACGGCTCAAATTTTCAGCCATTTGTCAATAAACGGGACGTAAAAGACAGGAAAGATGAAGACCTGACACAAGAGCCAGAGATGATAAAGGCATTCAGGGACACGTGGGAGCTTGGGATACACTCTTATCTTACGTACTTGAGGGATAGATTGCTTCTTGCCAGGGAATTGTTACACGAAAGCGGAAGCATATTTTTGCAGATAAGCGATGAGAACGTCCACCATGTGCGGGAGCTGATGGATGAGGTGTTTGGGAAAGAGAATTTTGTAAGCCTTATTTACTTTGCCACCACCAGTGGTTTTACATCAGCGGCGTTAAGCAGGGTTGGGGATTATTTGATATGGTATGCAAAGGAATTATCAAGACTTAAATATCGTCAACTCTTTCTTGATAAAGGAAATTTAGAACGAGGAGATGCAGCGTATAAATATATCCAACTTGAAAACGGAAAAAGGCGCGCCATGACCATTGAGGAAAGAAAGGGGCTAAAGGCGTTACCTGAGAAGGCCAAAATATATAGTGTAGGTGATATGACAAGCCAGGGGGCCTCAAAAGAGGATACGCCTTTTGAATTTCAAGGACAAATATTCAGGCCCAAATCGGCAAGTCACTGGAAGGCCAACTATCATGAAGGGATGTTGCGGCTAAAACATGCCAGCAGGATAGAACTTGTTGGAAGCCATCTTAGATATGTCCGTTTTTTGTCAGACTACCCGGTTAAGCCCCTTACCAACGCCTGGATGGATACAAGCTTTGCAGGTTTTGCTACAGACAAAAGATATGTGGTAGAAACTAATGTAAAAGTCATCCAACGCTGCATCCTCATGACAACAGACCCTGGGGACCTGGTCTTTGACCCCACCTGCGGCTCTGGCACAACGGCCTATGTGGCTGAGAAATGGGGAAGACGCTGGATAACCTGCGATACGTCCCGTGTGGCCCTTACCCTGGCAAAACAGCGGCTTATGACCGCATCATTTGATTACTACAAGCTGCGATACCCTGAGGAAGGGCTTAAAAGCGGATTCATCTATAAAACTGTCCCGCACATCACCCTTAAATCCATTGCCAACAACCCTGAGATAGATGAAATCTATGACAGGATGCACCCTGCCATTGAAAAGGCCCTTGAGAAGTTGAATAAGGTTATAGGCACCCTCCTTAAAGAATGGGAAGTGCCCTTTGAATTTCCAGAAGATTGGCCAGAAGAAGCACGGAGACCCTTTGAGGAATTTCATAACGCACGGCAGGCCATGCAGAAGGAGATGGATGAAAGCATTGCCAGAAATGCCGATCAGGAAATTCTTTATGACCAGCCTGAAGTTGATAAAAGCAAGGCAAGGGTAACAGGCCCCTTTACCGTTGAAGCCGTGCCTTTCCCCAGTGTCTTGAGCCTTGAGGAAAAGGCAAAGGAACAGTATGCAGATGCGGCAATAGCCCGTTCTGGCGAATCTGCGAGAATACATGAATGGATAGATGAGCTTTTGAAGACCGGGATACGGGGCAAGGGAGGACAGAGGCTAGAGTTTTCAGAGCTTGAGCCATTGCCGCAGACCGTCTATCTCCATGCCATAGGACAGACGAAAGATGGTGAAGGGGTGGTGGTGTCATTCGGGCCGGAGTTTGCCCCTCTTGAACAAAGGCAGGTTGAATTTGCCCTTAGAGAGGCCGAGACACTTCGCCCCAACCCAAAATTTGTCATTTTTGCAGCTTTTAAATTTGACCCAGAGGCAGCCAAAGACATAGATGAAATCAAGTGGCCTGGCGTAACTCTTCTCAAGGCAGAAATGAATGCCGATCTTTTGACGGAGGATTTGAAGAGCAAGAGGTCGTCTAATGATTCCTTCTGGCTTATGGGGCAGCCTGATGTAGAGGTGAGAAAGAGAAAAGACGGGCTTTATGAAGTGGAAGTCCACGGATTTGATTACTTTGACACCAAAAAGGGGGAGTTGATTTCCGGTGGCAAAAACAAGATAGCCATGTGGCTTCTGGACACTGACTATGATGAAAGATCGCTTTTGCCAACCCAGGTGTTTTTCCCGATGGCGGGCAAAAAGGATGGATGGAATCGTCTGTCCAAGGATCTTAAGGCGAATCTTGACCTGGAAAAGCTCGAGGCATTCACAGGAACGGTTTCATTGCCATTCAAGGCGGGTGAGAACAGAAAAATCGCCGTCAAAATAATTGATGACAGAGGCATTGAAAGCCTCAAGATCATAATCTTGCCATAG
- the rtcA gene encoding RNA 3'-terminal phosphate cyclase, which produces MIEIDGSFGEGGGQVLRTSLSLSCVLKKPFRLFNIRKNRRKPGLRPQHLMCVQALKEITGAKVQGDKKDSAEIVFEPSDVRPGDYFFDIGTAGSTTMLLQALLPPLVFSSHVPSKIVLQGGTHAPFCPTFNYINEVFIPILKRMGIEIQADIETCGFYPRGGGKIRVDVTNLRQIKEMDILNRGKIKKITGISAVGNLPLSIAERQRDAAYRLLRSQGISPEIEVKEVPTPGKGTFIFLKVVAENIIAGFSSIGERGKRAEVVGEEAARELIEYYQSDACLDPYLADQIVLYLALAGRDSTFTTSRITNHLITNLWVISRFVDISYKIDGKIGSKGLIKMSGYL; this is translated from the coding sequence ATGATCGAGATTGATGGTAGTTTTGGTGAGGGTGGTGGGCAGGTATTAAGGACTTCACTTAGCCTTTCCTGCGTTCTCAAAAAGCCCTTCAGGTTATTCAATATAAGGAAAAACCGTAGAAAGCCTGGGCTAAGGCCACAGCACCTCATGTGTGTCCAGGCACTTAAAGAGATTACAGGAGCAAAGGTTCAGGGTGATAAAAAGGACTCGGCAGAGATTGTCTTTGAACCTTCAGACGTAAGGCCAGGGGATTATTTCTTTGATATTGGTACAGCAGGTTCAACTACAATGCTCCTTCAGGCGCTTCTGCCACCTCTTGTCTTCTCTTCGCATGTACCTTCCAAGATAGTCTTACAAGGTGGAACCCATGCTCCCTTCTGCCCTACCTTTAATTACATCAATGAGGTCTTTATCCCCATACTTAAGAGAATGGGAATAGAAATTCAGGCAGACATCGAGACCTGCGGGTTTTATCCAAGAGGTGGAGGTAAGATAAGGGTTGATGTGACCAATTTGAGACAGATAAAAGAAATGGATATCCTCAATAGGGGGAAGATAAAGAAGATTACCGGTATATCAGCAGTCGGCAATCTACCACTCAGTATTGCAGAAAGACAGAGGGATGCAGCTTACAGATTGCTCCGTTCCCAAGGGATCTCTCCAGAGATAGAGGTAAAAGAGGTGCCAACCCCTGGGAAGGGGACTTTTATTTTTCTAAAAGTAGTGGCTGAAAATATCATAGCAGGTTTTTCTTCCATAGGTGAGAGAGGGAAGAGGGCTGAGGTTGTGGGTGAGGAGGCAGCCAGAGAACTCATAGAATATTACCAGAGTGATGCATGCCTTGATCCCTACCTTGCTGACCAGATAGTCCTTTACCTTGCATTGGCAGGAAGAGATTCTACTTTCACGACCTCACGGATCACAAATCATCTGATAACAAATTTATGGGTTATCAGTAGATTTGTGGATATTTCATATAAGATAGATGGTAAGATTGGCTCTAAGGGATTGATAAAAATGTCTGGATACCTCTAG
- a CDS encoding carbonic anhydrase codes for MRFCTVINCMDGRVQLPVITYLKQRFNVDHVDSITEPGPNIILAEQNNYFLVQSIIDRLKISIEKHKSVGVAVVGHHDCAGNPSPKEEQIVHIQKAMAFLRQQIGDTKVIGLWVDQNWVVNEIMLHG; via the coding sequence ATGCGATTCTGTACCGTCATAAATTGTATGGATGGGCGAGTTCAATTGCCTGTAATCACATATTTAAAGCAACGGTTCAATGTTGATCATGTGGATTCCATTACTGAGCCAGGCCCAAATATCATTCTAGCAGAACAAAATAATTATTTTTTAGTACAATCCATTATTGACAGACTAAAAATCTCGATTGAGAAGCATAAATCTGTTGGAGTCGCTGTTGTTGGTCACCACGATTGCGCAGGAAATCCCTCACCAAAAGAGGAGCAGATCGTCCATATACAAAAGGCTATGGCCTTTCTTCGCCAACAAATTGGAGACACAAAGGTAATAGGATTATGGGTTGATCAAAATTGGGTTGTTAATGAGATAATGTTACATGGATGA